One Trueperaceae bacterium DNA window includes the following coding sequences:
- the lpdA gene encoding dihydrolipoyl dehydrogenase, whose amino-acid sequence MEFDLIVIGSGPGGYHAAIRAAQLGLKVACAEKGDVGGVCLNVGCIPTKALLHVAAEVRNGREASRLGVSFGEPQLDLARIDAFRASVVKKMTSGVQQLFKGNKVELLKGEARFVGPNEVEVAGERHQAKRFIVATGSRPAVIPGFEVDGDRFIDSTGALQLGDEVPGRLLVIGGGAIGLEFADVYSALGSQVTVVEMLPRIAPTADADASKELRKALERRGIEVLTGTKVAGQKAKKASVEVALEGEDGAKTVVADKVLVAVGRRPNGHGLGLEEIGVEVDERGYVRVVNEHMQTTREHVYAIGDVARGPLLAHKAMKEGLVAAEHAAGKPSAYDTVVPSVIYTTPELASVGMTEEEAKEAGFEVRVGRFPLTASGRAASLGTDEGLVKVIGDAKTDLLLGCHIVAPSAGDLIAEAALAIEMGATLEDLALTQHPHPTLSETIMEAAEHAHGRAIHIANRRR is encoded by the coding sequence ATGGAGTTCGACCTCATCGTCATCGGCTCGGGACCAGGGGGCTACCACGCCGCCATCCGCGCCGCGCAGCTCGGTCTCAAGGTGGCCTGCGCCGAGAAGGGCGACGTCGGGGGCGTGTGCCTCAACGTCGGCTGCATACCCACGAAGGCGCTGCTGCACGTGGCCGCCGAGGTGCGCAACGGGCGGGAGGCGAGCCGCCTCGGCGTGAGCTTCGGCGAGCCGCAGCTCGACCTCGCGCGGATCGACGCGTTCAGGGCCAGCGTGGTCAAGAAGATGACGAGCGGCGTCCAGCAGCTCTTCAAGGGGAACAAGGTCGAGCTCCTCAAGGGCGAGGCGCGGTTCGTGGGGCCGAACGAGGTCGAGGTCGCCGGCGAGCGGCACCAGGCCAAGCGGTTCATCGTCGCCACCGGCTCGCGGCCCGCCGTCATCCCCGGGTTCGAGGTTGACGGCGACCGCTTCATCGACTCCACCGGGGCCCTGCAGCTCGGCGACGAGGTGCCCGGCCGTCTGCTCGTCATCGGCGGCGGCGCCATCGGCCTCGAGTTCGCCGACGTCTACTCGGCCCTCGGCAGCCAGGTGACGGTCGTCGAGATGCTGCCGCGGATCGCCCCCACCGCCGACGCCGACGCCTCGAAGGAGCTGCGCAAGGCGCTCGAGAGGCGCGGCATCGAGGTCCTCACGGGCACGAAGGTCGCCGGGCAGAAGGCGAAGAAGGCCTCGGTCGAGGTCGCCCTGGAGGGCGAGGACGGCGCGAAGACCGTCGTCGCCGACAAGGTGCTGGTCGCCGTCGGGCGCAGGCCGAACGGCCACGGGCTGGGGCTGGAGGAGATCGGCGTCGAGGTCGACGAGCGCGGCTACGTCAGGGTCGTGAACGAGCACATGCAGACGACCCGCGAGCACGTCTACGCGATCGGCGACGTCGCGCGCGGACCGCTCCTCGCTCACAAGGCGATGAAGGAGGGCCTGGTCGCGGCCGAGCACGCCGCCGGCAAGCCCTCGGCCTACGACACGGTCGTCCCCTCGGTGATCTACACGACGCCCGAGCTCGCCAGCGTCGGCATGACCGAGGAGGAGGCGAAGGAGGCGGGGTTCGAGGTGCGTGTGGGGCGCTTCCCGCTCACGGCGTCGGGCCGCGCGGCCTCACTCGGCACCGACGAGGGGCTCGTGAAGGTGATCGGCGACGCCAAGACCGACCTGCTGCTCGGCTGCCACATCGTCGCGCCGAGCGCCGGCGACCTGATCGCCGAGGCCGCGCTCGCCATCGAGATGGGCGCGACGCTCGAGGACCTGGCCCTGACCCAACACCCGCACCCCACGCTCTCCGAGACGATCATGGAGGCGGCCGAGCACGCCCACGGGCGGGCGATCCACATCGCGAACCGGCGGCGCTAG
- the argF gene encoding ornithine carbamoyltransferase, with amino-acid sequence MDVLRVPSLAGRDLLALSDLTKEEFDGLLTSAVQMKQDWKRGVRPKHLEHKTLAMIFEKQSLRTRSTFDIAMNHLGGHAILLSQNYIGWGVRETIRDVASNLDRWVDGIMARTYGHDTLETLAMHAEVPVINGLSDRLHPCQLLADYVTLLERFGELRGLRIAYVGDGNNVCNSHVNAAALAGTSLVIACPEGYEPDADIVAAARARGADVTIVRDPREAARGADALYTDVWVSMGMEDELEERRAAFAGYTITPAWFDDLSPRGVFMHDLPAHYGEECTEEAVYHERSVVFDQAENRLHAHKAVLVQLLSDGNA; translated from the coding sequence ATGGACGTGCTGCGTGTGCCCAGCCTGGCCGGCCGCGACCTGCTGGCCCTGTCCGACCTGACCAAGGAGGAGTTCGACGGGCTCTTGACCAGCGCCGTGCAGATGAAGCAGGACTGGAAGCGCGGCGTGAGGCCCAAGCACCTGGAGCACAAGACGCTGGCGATGATCTTCGAGAAGCAGTCGCTGCGCACGCGCTCCACGTTCGACATCGCGATGAACCACCTCGGCGGGCACGCGATACTGCTCAGCCAGAACTACATAGGCTGGGGCGTGCGCGAGACGATCAGGGACGTCGCTTCGAACCTCGACCGCTGGGTCGACGGGATCATGGCGCGCACCTACGGCCACGACACCCTGGAGACGCTGGCCATGCACGCCGAGGTGCCGGTCATCAACGGCCTCTCCGACAGGCTGCACCCCTGCCAGCTCCTCGCCGACTACGTCACCCTCCTCGAGCGCTTCGGGGAGCTGCGGGGGCTGCGCATCGCCTACGTCGGCGACGGCAACAACGTCTGCAACTCGCACGTGAACGCCGCGGCCCTGGCCGGCACGAGCCTCGTGATCGCGTGCCCCGAGGGCTACGAGCCCGACGCCGACATCGTGGCCGCCGCCCGCGCCCGCGGCGCCGACGTGACGATCGTGCGCGACCCGCGCGAGGCCGCGCGCGGCGCCGACGCTCTCTACACGGACGTGTGGGTCTCGATGGGCATGGAGGACGAGCTCGAGGAGCGGCGCGCGGCGTTCGCCGGCTACACGATCACGCCGGCGTGGTTCGACGACCTCTCGCCGCGCGGCGTCTTCATGCACGACCTCCCCGCGCACTACGGCGAGGAGTGCACCGAGGAGGCCGTCTACCACGAGCGCAGCGTCGTCTTCGACCAGGCCGAGAACAGGCTGCACGCCCACAAGGCGGTCCTCGTGCAGCTCCTGTCGGACGGGAACGCCTGA
- the argJ gene encoding bifunctional glutamate N-acetyltransferase/amino-acid acetyltransferase ArgJ, whose protein sequence is MRAPAGFELAGVTAGIKESGRSDLGLIYSPHPLAWALVSTTNLVKAPCVSRNRARFAAGTPVRAVVVNSGNANCANGERGIWDNEDLAGAVAATLALDRVQDVLTASTGVIGVPLPIDRLKEAMPRAARDLTGDTAAFAEAILTTDTCPKEAAATLSSGARVVGVAKGSGMIHPNMATLLAFVMTDAHVPQEDLREMWPRVVDRTLNQVSVDGDTSTNDMAMVLSSRRVPAELAELEAALVEVCEKLARKVARDGEGATKLITVRVSGGRNEAEARAAAKAVAGSMLVKAAVHGADPNWGRVLAAVGRSGAVCDLANVRVRVQGVELYRGSPLSFDAARVSHLLRREEVLLEADLAAGDATAEAWGCDLTAEYVSINADYTT, encoded by the coding sequence GTGAGGGCGCCCGCGGGCTTCGAGCTCGCCGGCGTCACCGCCGGCATCAAGGAGTCTGGCAGGAGCGACCTCGGCCTCATCTACTCGCCCCACCCGCTGGCCTGGGCGCTCGTCTCCACGACGAACCTCGTCAAGGCGCCGTGCGTGTCGCGCAACCGCGCGCGGTTCGCGGCCGGCACGCCCGTGCGCGCCGTGGTCGTGAACAGCGGCAACGCCAACTGCGCCAACGGCGAGCGCGGCATCTGGGACAACGAGGACCTGGCCGGCGCCGTGGCCGCGACGCTGGCGCTCGACAGGGTGCAGGACGTGCTGACGGCCTCGACGGGCGTCATCGGCGTGCCGCTGCCCATCGACAGGCTGAAGGAGGCGATGCCGCGGGCGGCGCGCGACCTCACCGGCGACACCGCGGCGTTCGCCGAGGCGATCCTCACGACCGACACCTGCCCCAAGGAGGCGGCGGCCACGCTGTCCTCCGGCGCTCGCGTCGTGGGCGTGGCCAAGGGCTCCGGCATGATCCACCCGAACATGGCCACGCTGCTGGCGTTCGTGATGACCGACGCGCACGTCCCGCAGGAGGACCTGCGCGAGATGTGGCCGCGGGTCGTCGACCGCACCCTCAACCAGGTCAGCGTCGACGGCGACACCTCGACGAACGACATGGCGATGGTCCTGTCCTCGCGGCGCGTGCCCGCCGAGCTGGCGGAGCTGGAGGCGGCGCTCGTGGAGGTCTGCGAGAAGCTGGCCCGCAAGGTCGCCCGCGACGGCGAGGGGGCGACGAAGCTGATCACCGTGCGGGTGAGCGGCGGGCGCAACGAGGCCGAGGCGCGCGCCGCCGCCAAGGCCGTGGCGGGCAGCATGCTGGTGAAGGCAGCGGTGCACGGCGCCGACCCGAACTGGGGCCGGGTCCTCGCCGCCGTGGGGCGGTCGGGCGCCGTCTGCGACCTGGCGAACGTGCGCGTGCGCGTGCAGGGCGTCGAGCTCTACCGCGGCTCGCCCTTGTCCTTCGACGCCGCCAGGGTCTCGCACCTGCTGAGGCGCGAGGAGGTGCTGCTCGAGGCCGACCTCGCCGCCGGCGACGCCACCGCCGAGGCCTGGGGCTGCGACCTCACGGCCGAGTACGTGAGCATCAACGCCGACTACACGACCTAG
- the argC gene encoding N-acetyl-gamma-glutamyl-phosphate reductase, with amino-acid sequence MAGPVRVGVLGASGYGGAGLLERLARHPHAQVVGVGSRQYAGQGIDACWPHLAGLFPDLVFAGEDEVIAASDVVFCATPHGATAPLAKRALDAGRAVVDLSADFRLPAATYAEWYGAQHPHPELIDEAVYGLVELHRDELVAKRLIASPGCNATAASLALAPLAAAGLLGPSAVANVITGVSGAGRSTSAPLHFPEMDGNARAYKPSGTHRHTAEIEATVGRVKKGGKRLATHAPFEPYTVSFTPHIVPMVRGILATCATRVKETELTDETVMQVLRDYYAGDPLIHVQEDLPQTKAVSGSDRAVLSGRFDPRSGHVITFCAIDNLGKGAAGQAVQAFNVAHGFPETAGLRLEGVWP; translated from the coding sequence ATGGCCGGGCCCGTGCGCGTCGGCGTCCTCGGCGCCAGCGGCTACGGCGGGGCCGGGCTGCTCGAGCGCCTGGCGCGCCACCCGCACGCGCAGGTCGTCGGCGTCGGCTCGCGCCAGTACGCCGGCCAGGGCATCGACGCCTGCTGGCCTCACCTCGCCGGGCTCTTCCCCGACCTCGTCTTCGCCGGCGAGGACGAGGTCATCGCGGCCTCCGACGTCGTGTTCTGCGCCACGCCCCACGGCGCCACGGCGCCGCTCGCGAAGAGGGCACTCGACGCCGGCAGGGCGGTCGTCGACCTCTCCGCCGACTTCAGGCTCCCCGCCGCGACCTACGCCGAGTGGTACGGGGCGCAGCACCCGCACCCCGAGCTGATCGACGAGGCCGTCTACGGCCTCGTGGAGCTGCACCGCGACGAGCTCGTCGCCAAGCGCCTCATCGCCAGCCCCGGCTGCAACGCCACGGCCGCCAGCCTGGCGCTCGCGCCCCTGGCCGCCGCGGGCCTGCTGGGCCCTTCGGCGGTGGCGAACGTGATCACCGGCGTCTCCGGCGCGGGGCGGTCGACCAGCGCGCCCCTGCACTTCCCCGAGATGGACGGGAACGCCCGCGCCTACAAGCCCTCCGGCACCCACAGGCACACGGCCGAGATCGAGGCGACGGTGGGGCGCGTGAAGAAGGGCGGCAAGCGCCTGGCCACCCACGCGCCGTTCGAGCCCTACACGGTCAGCTTCACGCCGCACATCGTGCCCATGGTCCGCGGGATCCTCGCGACCTGCGCCACGCGCGTGAAGGAGACCGAGCTCACCGACGAGACCGTGATGCAGGTGCTGCGCGACTACTACGCCGGCGACCCGCTGATCCACGTGCAGGAGGACCTGCCGCAGACGAAGGCGGTGAGCGGCAGCGACAGGGCCGTGCTCTCCGGACGCTTCGACCCGCGCAGCGGCCACGTGATCACGTTCTGCGCCATCGACAACCTCGGCAAGGGCGCCGCCGGGCAGGCCGTGCAGGCGTTCAACGTCGCCCACGGCTTCCCGGAGACCGCCGGCCTGCGGCTCGAGGGGGTGTGGCCGTGA
- a CDS encoding prepilin peptidase, which translates to MTALAVAFAALLGAVVGSFGNVVVYRLPRGESVVTPGSRCPSCGRRLSALDLVPVLSWLFLRGRCRTCGARISPRYPLVEALMAGLFAALVALFPPAHHGAAVLPLLAVVAMLVMAALIDLERYVLPDVLTLPALALALLGSLLWDGTPGLPSPEAALAGALAGAGVLVLINRVGGLVLRRLGDTSERLWPVSLDQVNVAAVVGAAQGLWPGLIAGLASLTLNLFARRPLRLGEPLLYGLWLLGIVLASLGFPVPLATSVAGSVLAAGAWALVGAVYWWLHDATRPGEEEEPGEEADEPVAMGFGDVKLAAVLGAFLGWERLLVALFLAVTLGAVGGIVARLLGGDRLVPFGPYLLLGALASLFVGDAVIAWYLGLLAP; encoded by the coding sequence GTGACGGCCCTCGCCGTCGCGTTCGCGGCGCTGCTCGGGGCCGTCGTGGGGTCCTTCGGCAACGTCGTCGTCTACCGCCTGCCCCGCGGCGAGTCGGTGGTGACCCCGGGCTCGCGCTGCCCGAGCTGCGGGCGGCGCCTCTCCGCGCTCGACCTCGTCCCCGTGCTCTCCTGGCTGTTCCTGCGCGGACGCTGCCGCACCTGCGGCGCGCGGATCTCGCCGCGCTACCCGCTCGTCGAGGCCCTCATGGCCGGCCTCTTCGCCGCGCTCGTCGCCCTCTTCCCGCCCGCGCACCACGGCGCGGCCGTCCTGCCGCTCCTGGCCGTCGTCGCGATGCTGGTCATGGCCGCGCTCATCGACCTCGAGCGCTACGTGCTGCCCGACGTCCTGACGCTGCCCGCGCTGGCGCTGGCGCTCCTCGGCTCGCTGCTGTGGGACGGCACGCCCGGCCTGCCGTCGCCGGAAGCGGCGCTGGCCGGCGCCCTGGCCGGCGCCGGCGTGCTGGTGCTCATCAACCGCGTGGGCGGGCTGGTGCTGAGGCGCCTGGGCGACACCTCCGAGCGCCTGTGGCCCGTCAGCCTCGACCAGGTGAACGTCGCGGCCGTCGTCGGCGCCGCGCAGGGCCTGTGGCCGGGGCTCATCGCCGGTCTCGCCAGCCTCACCCTCAACCTCTTCGCGCGCCGCCCGCTGCGACTCGGCGAGCCGCTCCTCTACGGGCTGTGGCTCCTCGGGATCGTGCTGGCTTCGCTCGGCTTCCCCGTCCCCCTGGCCACGTCCGTGGCCGGCAGCGTGCTCGCCGCCGGCGCCTGGGCCCTGGTGGGCGCCGTCTACTGGTGGCTGCACGACGCCACGCGGCCGGGCGAGGAGGAGGAGCCGGGCGAGGAGGCAGACGAGCCGGTGGCCATGGGGTTCGGGGACGTGAAGCTCGCCGCCGTGCTCGGCGCGTTCCTCGGCTGGGAGCGGCTGCTCGTGGCCCTGTTCCTCGCCGTCACGCTGGGCGCCGTGGGGGGCATCGTCGCGCGCCTCCTCGGCGGCGACAGGCTCGTGCCGTTCGGGCCCTACCTGCTCCTCGGCGCCCTCGCCTCGCTCTTCGTGGGCGACGCCGTGATCGCGTGGTACCTGGGCCTCCTCGCGCCGTGA